A stretch of Actinomycetota bacterium DNA encodes these proteins:
- a CDS encoding MDR family MFS transporter, whose protein sequence is MTMTRRQVMLTFVGVMAGMLLAALDQTIVATALPRIVEDLHGFDHLSWVVTAYLLASTVTVPLYGKLSDLYGRRRFFIIAISVFLTGSALSGFSQSMTQLIAFRAIQGLGAGGIFALAQATIGDLFSPRERGRYQGYTGALFAAASVIGPLAGGALTDHASWRWIFYVNLPIGAIALAVVTTSMHLPFHRREHKIDYAGAGVLAAAVTSLLLVAVWGGSTYPWGSPQIRVAAALGIALAGVFIAIELRASEPILPLRLFRNSIVVAGSAASLLVGAGMFGVTIYVVVFVQRVIGSSATNSGVVLIPLMLGMVVSSVATGQMVSRTGRYKVFPILGSAVTFVGFWLLTRMDIATTNAVATRNMVVVGVGIGLMFQTYVLAVQNAVDRADLGIATATTQFFRSIGATFGVAVLGTVLNQRLVSEITTRLGPAGRVMDVRGLLKSARTVDLSPQAAEALRGALAASLHSVFMVALPIVAAALIPALLLKEIPLRTHANVHAPVEPTAEP, encoded by the coding sequence ATGACGATGACCCGACGGCAAGTCATGCTCACCTTCGTCGGAGTGATGGCCGGCATGCTCCTGGCCGCGCTCGACCAGACAATCGTGGCGACCGCTCTACCTAGAATCGTCGAGGACTTACACGGCTTCGATCACCTGTCGTGGGTGGTGACGGCATACCTGCTCGCTTCGACCGTGACCGTTCCGCTGTACGGAAAACTGTCGGATCTCTACGGACGCCGTCGGTTCTTCATCATCGCGATCAGCGTCTTCCTGACCGGATCGGCGCTGTCGGGCTTCTCGCAAAGCATGACCCAGCTCATCGCGTTTCGCGCGATACAGGGTCTCGGCGCCGGCGGGATCTTCGCGCTGGCGCAAGCGACGATCGGCGACTTGTTCTCTCCGCGCGAGCGCGGCCGGTACCAGGGCTACACCGGCGCGCTGTTCGCCGCCGCGTCGGTGATCGGACCGCTCGCCGGCGGCGCGTTGACCGATCACGCGTCGTGGCGGTGGATCTTCTACGTCAACCTGCCGATCGGAGCCATCGCGCTCGCGGTCGTCACAACCTCGATGCACCTTCCATTCCACCGCCGCGAACACAAGATCGACTACGCGGGAGCCGGCGTGCTGGCGGCGGCGGTAACGTCGCTGTTGCTCGTCGCCGTCTGGGGCGGATCCACGTACCCGTGGGGATCACCGCAGATCCGAGTTGCAGCCGCCCTTGGCATCGCGCTGGCCGGGGTGTTCATCGCCATCGAGCTGCGAGCGAGCGAACCGATCTTGCCGCTCCGCCTCTTCCGCAACTCCATCGTCGTCGCCGGAAGCGCAGCGTCGCTGCTCGTGGGGGCCGGGATGTTCGGCGTGACCATCTATGTGGTCGTGTTCGTCCAGCGCGTCATCGGCTCGTCGGCGACCAACTCCGGAGTGGTACTCATCCCGCTGATGCTTGGAATGGTCGTCTCCAGCGTGGCCACCGGCCAGATGGTATCGCGCACCGGCCGCTACAAGGTCTTCCCCATCCTTGGATCCGCCGTGACCTTCGTCGGGTTCTGGCTGCTCACCCGGATGGACATCGCTACAACAAATGCCGTCGCGACTCGCAACATGGTCGTTGTCGGTGTGGGCATCGGGCTGATGTTCCAGACCTACGTGCTCGCCGTCCAAAACGCAGTCGATCGGGCCGACCTGGGAATCGCGACTGCGACAACACAGTTCTTTCGCTCGATCGGCGCGACGTTCGGCGTCGCGGTTCTCGGGACCGTACTGAACCAGCGACTCGTTTCCGAAATCACGACGCGCCTTGGCCCCGCCGGCCGCGTGATGGACGTGCGCGGATTGCTTAAGTCGGCAAGAACCGTCGACCTATCTCCACAAGCCGCCGAAGCGCTGCGCGGAGCGTTGGCCGCGTCACTGCACTCGGTATTCATGGTGGCGCTTCCGATCGTCGCCGCCGCACTTATCCCGGCTTTATTGCTGAAGGAGATCCCGCTGCGCACACACGCCAACGTGCATGCGCCGGTCGAACCCACTGCCGAACCCTAG
- a CDS encoding SCP2 sterol-binding domain-containing protein, protein MAIWPSEEWMQEYKDAINASPEYRDAAPDWEGAIAYVFDPEPDKGLLEEVCGYFDLWHGECRDARQVPVDQAADAKFVIRAPYSVWKKVMKKEIDPMKAVMQGRLRLKGDMALAMRYVRATQVLNDIASEVPTEFLDELPDDKILELAAQGQPVGVPTNRG, encoded by the coding sequence ATGGCGATTTGGCCGAGCGAAGAGTGGATGCAGGAATACAAGGACGCGATCAACGCTTCCCCCGAGTACCGGGATGCGGCCCCCGACTGGGAAGGCGCGATTGCCTACGTGTTCGACCCCGAGCCCGACAAGGGCCTGCTGGAAGAAGTTTGCGGTTACTTCGACCTTTGGCACGGCGAGTGCCGGGACGCGCGTCAGGTTCCCGTCGATCAGGCCGCCGACGCTAAGTTCGTGATCCGTGCGCCTTACTCGGTGTGGAAGAAGGTCATGAAGAAGGAGATCGACCCGATGAAGGCGGTCATGCAGGGTCGCCTCCGCCTGAAGGGCGACATGGCGCTCGCGATGCGCTACGTGCGCGCGACGCAGGTCCTCAACGACATCGCCTCTGAAGTGCCGACCGAGTTCCTCGATGAACTCCCCGACGACAAGATCCTCGAACTCGCCGCTCAGGGACAGCCGGTGGGTGTGCCGACCAACCGCGGATAA
- a CDS encoding metal-dependent transcriptional regulator → MPKKRAPARGAAPGSADSTPSEEMYLKALEHLERQGKASVATVSRELGVSAASTSEMLRRLAARGWVTVGKSGAGLTPVGRRLALRTVRRHRLVERLFTDVLKVPWDGVHEPACVLEHALSDLVTDQIDEVLGHPETCPHGHPIPARDGTLRDESGVGLDSLSPGARARILSISREDPDLLVYLGSLGLLPGTEVRIETAAPFGGPLLVRVGRARYALGREVAGVITVEPHTDGALK, encoded by the coding sequence ATGCCGAAGAAGCGCGCGCCGGCGCGGGGGGCTGCTCCCGGATCGGCGGATTCAACACCAAGCGAAGAGATGTACCTGAAGGCCTTGGAGCATTTGGAGCGCCAGGGGAAAGCTTCGGTTGCCACGGTTTCGCGTGAGTTGGGGGTATCCGCAGCCTCGACCAGCGAGATGCTGCGGCGGCTCGCCGCGCGCGGGTGGGTGACCGTCGGGAAGTCTGGTGCCGGCCTCACGCCGGTCGGTCGCCGCCTTGCGCTTCGCACGGTTCGCCGCCATCGTCTCGTCGAGCGCCTGTTCACCGACGTTTTGAAGGTGCCGTGGGATGGGGTCCACGAGCCGGCGTGCGTGCTGGAGCACGCGTTGTCGGACTTGGTCACCGACCAGATCGACGAGGTGCTCGGGCATCCGGAAACTTGCCCTCACGGGCATCCGATTCCCGCGCGCGACGGAACGCTGCGCGATGAGTCCGGTGTCGGGCTCGACTCGCTCTCCCCCGGGGCGCGTGCGCGCATCTTGAGCATTTCGCGGGAAGACCCCGACCTGCTCGTCTACCTTGGCTCGCTGGGGCTGCTGCCGGGTACCGAAGTTCGTATCGAGACTGCCGCACCCTTCGGCGGCCCGCTGTTGGTTCGCGTCGGCCGCGCGCGTTACGCGCTTGGGCGCGAGGTTGCCGGCGTGATCACCGTCGAACCGCACACCGACGGAGCGCTGAAGTGA
- the bfr gene encoding bacterioferritin, producing the protein MKASKKLIAGLNRALAEELAAIGRYTVHAEMASNWGYALLHTTTEARAHDEMRHAEMLIERVIFLDGAPSVEKPAPIKIGRDVKAQIAIDLADEVAARKLYNELIELARAEKDRGTEDLLAQILHDEERHLDDLEAQTDQIEQMGLENFLALQVK; encoded by the coding sequence GTGAAGGCGAGCAAGAAGCTAATCGCGGGGCTGAACCGGGCACTGGCCGAGGAACTTGCGGCAATCGGCCGCTACACGGTGCATGCCGAGATGGCGTCGAACTGGGGATACGCGTTGCTCCACACGACGACCGAGGCGCGCGCGCACGACGAGATGCGCCACGCGGAGATGCTGATCGAACGCGTCATCTTCCTGGATGGGGCTCCGTCGGTGGAGAAGCCCGCACCAATCAAGATCGGTCGCGACGTTAAAGCGCAGATCGCCATCGACCTCGCCGACGAAGTCGCCGCGCGCAAGCTCTACAACGAGCTGATCGAACTGGCGCGCGCCGAAAAGGACCGCGGAACAGAGGACCTGCTCGCCCAGATCCTGCACGATGAAGAGCGCCACCTCGACGACCTCGAAGCCCAAACCGATCAGATCGAGCAGATGGGTTTGGAGAACTTTCTCGCCCTGCAGGTGAAGTAA
- a CDS encoding nucleoside 2-deoxyribosyltransferase — protein MTTQKKIVYCSGPLFSPEEIGGMTAIAEALEAAGYETFLPHRDGIEAYVMRFASSALGSRLVPTRPLVDRAIFALDVFQIAERADCLVFNVNGRVPDEGGVAETAIAYAIGTPVVLYKNDARAPFGGGDNAMLLGLTSERVVAKVPAIPGAVERAVRDAARRPSAWSPGLTSTVALGRKIWSVLEPANRRRGHKEPSDVVARIVEICAAEV, from the coding sequence GTGACTACGCAGAAGAAGATCGTGTACTGCTCCGGACCGCTGTTCAGTCCCGAGGAGATCGGCGGCATGACGGCGATCGCTGAAGCGCTCGAGGCTGCCGGGTACGAGACGTTCTTGCCGCACCGCGACGGCATTGAGGCGTACGTGATGCGCTTCGCCTCCTCGGCGCTCGGTTCGCGACTGGTGCCGACCCGCCCGCTCGTCGATCGGGCGATCTTCGCCTTGGATGTGTTCCAGATTGCGGAGCGCGCCGACTGCCTGGTGTTCAACGTCAACGGACGCGTCCCCGACGAAGGCGGTGTCGCCGAGACTGCGATCGCGTATGCAATCGGTACTCCGGTCGTGCTCTACAAGAACGATGCGCGCGCGCCCTTTGGGGGCGGGGATAACGCGATGCTGCTCGGCCTCACTTCCGAGCGCGTGGTTGCGAAGGTTCCCGCGATCCCGGGTGCGGTCGAGCGCGCCGTTCGCGATGCGGCACGCCGTCCGTCCGCATGGTCGCCCGGGCTCACATCGACGGTCGCGCTCGGGCGCAAGATCTGGAGCGTTCTCGAACCCGCAAACCGTCGCCGCGGACACAAGGAACCGTCCGACGTGGTAGCGCGCATCGTCGAGATTTGCGCGGCCGAAGTCTGA
- a CDS encoding PQQ-binding-like beta-propeller repeat protein encodes MKTRLIAVLSALVVVLIGPGSGAVPQSSDAVREVPVQAGSPWPSMRHDRRNTGRSSIRARYEDGDAPWAFQTGKGIFSVPVIDADGTAYFGSADRNFYAVDSQGHEAWRFQTGEVIDSAAVLGAYDEELGTSPVTFGSGDSHVYHLRTGEVTGDREVWKFKATAPPGAGQQVTWWEGNVVMGFDGEFYAGNTGGSMYALNPDGTLRWSYPTDNAIWTAAAIGNDGTTYWGSLDMSVYALDKDGKLVWRLPTLGFVASSIVLGNDGTAYVGSFDSKFYALDAATGVPKWTFQTSDHIYSSAALLEDDAGNTTAIYIASADGSVYALSPSGALLWRYDTGDVVRSSPSIGRAPDGDGNIVYIGSSNGKLYALDAQTGRRRWSYDATPDDPILRDRNDMNGAPALGATGIYATGEHGYLVYVPYDYCLHATDARCSTDPGDEFGNDVVRTYFVTPGGSTLPGDPTDSPAPATVINARLVVREGGETVDASMLAAPPALSGESLVSTFPAFDFTAQISGDGHFVHIAPNGFLAPDTEYSVRIGGNYTTGGLPVGNYVVGGTTVSPFNDVIRFRTAASAGSLPLSVGTNSVSAFDIRRLAVPMPPLIPSVNQIGFDSYDWIAGVLDIGPPNAAGEGNLLMWVVGTKHVGGQAVVDPNAYFSFPLAGRYKDDFVILNQRNLTLPFSFGDVPMRRFELRGQLGQDLRVRSGASLYAEVTCADVPFYGPLLYVTGLCNTEGTLPASGTFITDAYNPNGAANKRPEGLSVSRMTIQRPTLVQEGVVSAKLVLAPGASYPANSHVVSVVLADAATGEMVSMAYKENLRVIAGDDGNVSEVRLTLPAGTTLPSWVKAYVVTDVFPLYSRLL; translated from the coding sequence ATGAAAACACGTTTGATTGCCGTCCTCAGCGCCCTTGTCGTGGTCCTGATCGGCCCCGGATCCGGCGCCGTCCCTCAGTCGTCGGACGCGGTGCGTGAAGTTCCGGTTCAAGCGGGCTCACCTTGGCCGTCTATGCGGCACGACCGCCGGAACACCGGGCGCAGTTCCATTCGCGCGCGCTATGAAGACGGCGACGCGCCGTGGGCGTTTCAGACCGGCAAAGGCATCTTCAGCGTTCCCGTGATCGACGCGGACGGGACCGCTTACTTTGGCTCGGCCGACCGCAACTTCTACGCCGTGGATTCCCAGGGACACGAAGCGTGGAGGTTCCAGACCGGAGAGGTCATCGATTCCGCCGCCGTGCTCGGCGCGTACGACGAGGAGCTCGGCACCAGTCCGGTCACGTTCGGGTCGGGCGATTCACACGTGTACCACCTTCGCACCGGGGAGGTCACCGGCGACCGCGAAGTCTGGAAGTTCAAGGCGACCGCCCCACCGGGGGCCGGCCAGCAGGTGACGTGGTGGGAAGGCAACGTCGTCATGGGCTTCGACGGCGAGTTCTACGCGGGCAACACCGGCGGGTCGATGTACGCGCTCAACCCCGACGGCACGCTCCGCTGGTCCTACCCCACCGACAACGCGATCTGGACCGCAGCGGCGATCGGCAACGACGGGACCACCTATTGGGGTTCGCTGGACATGTCGGTGTACGCGCTGGACAAGGACGGCAAGTTGGTTTGGCGCTTACCGACGCTCGGTTTCGTCGCGTCGTCGATCGTTCTTGGCAACGACGGAACCGCATACGTGGGTTCCTTCGACAGCAAGTTCTACGCGCTGGATGCCGCGACGGGCGTTCCGAAGTGGACGTTCCAAACCAGCGACCACATCTACAGTTCGGCCGCGCTGCTCGAGGACGACGCCGGCAACACGACGGCGATCTACATCGCCTCTGCCGACGGTTCGGTGTACGCGCTGAGCCCGTCGGGCGCGTTGCTGTGGCGGTACGACACCGGGGACGTCGTTCGCTCTTCGCCGTCCATCGGGCGCGCGCCCGATGGCGACGGGAACATCGTCTACATCGGCTCGTCCAACGGCAAGCTCTACGCACTCGACGCGCAGACCGGACGCCGTCGTTGGTCCTACGACGCGACGCCGGACGACCCGATCTTGCGCGACCGTAACGACATGAACGGAGCGCCGGCCCTCGGCGCGACCGGCATCTACGCCACCGGCGAGCACGGGTACTTGGTCTACGTTCCCTACGACTACTGCTTGCACGCGACCGACGCGCGCTGCTCGACCGACCCTGGGGACGAGTTCGGCAACGATGTGGTTCGCACGTACTTCGTGACTCCGGGTGGGAGCACCCTGCCCGGGGATCCGACGGACTCACCGGCCCCCGCAACGGTGATCAACGCCCGCCTCGTGGTACGCGAGGGCGGCGAGACCGTGGACGCGTCGATGCTTGCCGCTCCGCCGGCTCTTTCGGGCGAGAGTTTGGTTTCCACGTTCCCGGCATTCGACTTCACTGCGCAGATCTCGGGTGACGGCCACTTCGTTCACATCGCGCCGAATGGGTTTCTTGCGCCCGACACCGAGTACTCGGTGCGGATCGGTGGGAACTACACGACCGGTGGCCTTCCGGTCGGCAACTACGTCGTGGGCGGCACTACGGTGTCGCCGTTCAACGATGTGATCCGTTTCCGGACCGCGGCGTCCGCCGGCTCGCTGCCCCTGTCGGTCGGCACCAATTCGGTGAGCGCCTTCGACATCCGGCGTCTTGCAGTTCCGATGCCGCCGCTGATCCCGAGCGTCAACCAGATCGGCTTCGACAGCTACGACTGGATCGCAGGTGTACTCGACATCGGCCCTCCCAACGCTGCCGGTGAGGGGAACTTGCTGATGTGGGTTGTCGGTACGAAGCACGTGGGCGGCCAGGCCGTGGTGGATCCGAACGCGTACTTCTCGTTCCCGTTGGCGGGGCGCTACAAGGACGACTTCGTAATCCTGAACCAGCGAAACCTGACCCTGCCGTTCAGTTTCGGCGACGTCCCCATGCGACGCTTCGAGTTGCGCGGTCAGTTGGGTCAAGACCTTCGCGTCCGGTCCGGTGCGTCGCTGTATGCGGAAGTTACGTGCGCGGACGTTCCTTTCTACGGTCCGCTGTTGTACGTCACCGGTCTGTGCAACACCGAGGGCACACTGCCGGCGAGCGGCACGTTCATCACCGACGCGTACAACCCCAACGGGGCGGCAAACAAGCGACCTGAGGGACTCAGCGTTTCGCGCATGACCATCCAGCGTCCGACCCTCGTCCAGGAGGGCGTGGTCTCGGCGAAGTTGGTGCTCGCTCCCGGAGCGTCTTACCCGGCGAACTCGCATGTGGTGTCGGTGGTGTTGGCCGACGCGGCGACCGGTGAGATGGTGAGCATGGCCTACAAGGAGAACCTGCGCGTGATCGCGGGTGACGACGGCAATGTTTCGGAGGTCCGTCTCACGCTCCCTGCGGGGACGACGCTTCCATCTTGGGTGAAGGCGTACGTCGTTACCGACGTCTTCCCTTTGTACTCGCGTCTTCTGTAG
- a CDS encoding MarR family transcriptional regulator — translation MMQLLYLASIMPNDTKLEPLVAQMEACWSDLARFMRERRAYGASRLDIAAELSHAQLQALHILVAEDCRVCDLAGRLGLAESTTTRLVDRLEAEGLVARAPSSEDRRAVVVALTLDGRATAKRLRAGRRELLRQMLAGLSSNESRQFVRLFTRVTESLSADERPAGTTEDVR, via the coding sequence ATGATGCAGTTGTTGTATCTTGCAAGCATCATGCCGAACGACACGAAGTTGGAACCCCTGGTAGCCCAGATGGAAGCTTGCTGGAGCGACCTGGCGCGGTTCATGCGCGAGCGTCGTGCCTACGGCGCATCACGGCTGGACATCGCCGCGGAACTCTCGCACGCACAACTGCAAGCTCTGCACATACTCGTCGCCGAGGACTGCCGGGTGTGCGATCTCGCGGGACGGCTTGGACTGGCCGAGAGCACCACAACCCGGCTCGTGGACCGCCTGGAAGCCGAGGGACTCGTTGCGCGCGCGCCGTCGTCTGAAGACCGGCGCGCGGTCGTAGTTGCCTTGACCCTGGACGGGCGCGCGACCGCCAAGCGGCTGCGTGCAGGACGACGCGAACTGCTGCGACAAATGCTCGCCGGCCTCTCCTCAAACGAGAGCCGGCAATTCGTCCGGCTCTTCACACGCGTCACAGAATCGTTGAGCGCGGACGAGCGTCCCGCCGGGACAACGGAGGACGTTCGATGA